A window of Methanolobus sediminis contains these coding sequences:
- the alaXM gene encoding alanyl-tRNA editing protein AlaXM translates to MKELYLTDCYLKEFDATVESVKDDKFVILDQTAFYPKSGGQPNDTGKLVSEDGTEFPVIFVGKFGGDISHEVSNPGLKTGDKVKGIIDWDIRYRFMQYHTACHILSAIIHNETGAMITGNQLGEDKTRVDFNLEDFDREQIASYESKVNEIIDRNIPVSIDIMPREEAFSIPSVVKLKDAFPPEIEEIRIISIPDVDVQACGGTHIANTGDIPHISIIKAENKGKNNRRVYFKFADE, encoded by the coding sequence ATGAAAGAACTATACCTTACTGATTGCTACCTGAAAGAGTTTGATGCAACCGTTGAAAGTGTAAAGGATGATAAATTCGTGATTCTGGATCAGACTGCATTCTATCCTAAATCCGGAGGGCAGCCGAATGATACAGGAAAACTTGTCAGTGAAGATGGAACAGAGTTTCCTGTGATTTTTGTCGGAAAATTTGGAGGAGATATCAGCCACGAGGTTTCAAATCCCGGACTTAAAACCGGAGATAAAGTAAAGGGAATAATAGATTGGGACATAAGATACCGTTTCATGCAGTATCACACTGCCTGTCATATCCTGAGTGCTATTATTCACAACGAGACCGGTGCCATGATTACCGGAAATCAGCTTGGAGAGGATAAGACCCGTGTGGATTTCAACCTGGAGGATTTTGACCGTGAGCAGATAGCATCCTATGAAAGCAAGGTCAACGAGATTATAGACCGCAATATCCCTGTGAGCATTGACATAATGCCTCGTGAAGAAGCTTTCAGTATTCCTTCTGTTGTCAAACTCAAGGATGCATTCCCTCCTGAGATCGAAGAAATAAGGATAATCAGTATTCCTGATGTTGATGTGCAGGCATGTGGAGGTACACACATCGCAAATACCGGTGACATTCCACACATATCAATTATAAAAGCCGAGAACAAGGGAAAGAACAACAGGAGAGTATATTTCAAATTTGCAGATGAGTGA
- a CDS encoding homocysteine biosynthesis protein, translated as MVKKTIHEINSKIRDGSVNVVTAEEMVHIVGELGAEEAAKEVDVVTTGTFGAMCSSGVWLNFGHSEPPIKMQKVFLNDVEAYTGVAAVDAFIGATQISETLGMDYGGAHVIEDLIRGKSVHLHAMSHGTDCYPRKVLDTTLSLDDMNQAIMMNPRNAYQKYNAATNSTRSTIHTYMGSLLPSFGNVTYSGAGVLSPLSNDPDYMTIGTGTRIFLGGAEGYIVGQGTQHSSGGGFGTLMVQGDLKKMSTDYIRAANFTGYGTSLYVGMGVPIPILNEQIAQATAVSDAGVTTKILDYGIPSRDRPAIRDVTYEELRSGFVDINGKEVPTSSLSSFKKSRIIANELKDWIARGEFFVSMPVERLPKDVSAKPMKQTEGIAIVSDIMAVSVVTINKDASVYDAAKIIQDTSFNHLPVLNDDKTLAGIITAWDIAKAVSLNKFDMVADIMTRKVITANADEQVAVVARRLDLNEVSAMPVINKDKHVIGMITSDDISKLYARRS; from the coding sequence ATGGTTAAGAAAACAATTCATGAGATCAATAGCAAGATCAGAGATGGAAGTGTCAATGTAGTCACTGCCGAGGAAATGGTTCACATTGTAGGTGAACTCGGTGCGGAAGAGGCTGCAAAGGAAGTTGATGTTGTAACAACCGGAACATTTGGTGCAATGTGTTCATCAGGTGTCTGGCTGAACTTCGGACACTCGGAACCACCTATTAAGATGCAGAAGGTCTTTCTCAATGATGTGGAGGCATACACGGGTGTTGCGGCAGTTGATGCTTTCATAGGTGCAACGCAGATTTCTGAAACTCTTGGCATGGATTATGGCGGTGCTCATGTAATTGAAGACCTGATACGAGGCAAGTCAGTTCATCTTCATGCAATGTCCCACGGAACAGACTGCTATCCAAGAAAAGTTCTTGACACTACACTTTCCCTTGACGATATGAACCAGGCCATTATGATGAATCCTCGCAATGCATATCAGAAGTATAATGCTGCGACAAACAGTACCCGAAGCACAATTCATACTTACATGGGATCTTTACTCCCATCCTTTGGAAATGTCACATACTCAGGAGCCGGTGTCCTTTCTCCATTATCAAATGACCCGGATTACATGACCATTGGTACCGGCACAAGAATATTCCTCGGGGGCGCAGAGGGTTACATAGTCGGACAGGGAACCCAGCATTCATCCGGCGGAGGCTTTGGTACTCTGATGGTCCAGGGTGACCTCAAGAAAATGAGCACCGATTATATCAGGGCTGCAAATTTCACAGGTTACGGCACTTCCCTTTACGTTGGAATGGGTGTTCCAATTCCTATACTGAATGAGCAGATTGCCCAGGCAACTGCGGTAAGTGATGCGGGTGTAACAACCAAGATTCTGGACTATGGTATACCAAGCAGGGACAGGCCGGCAATACGTGATGTAACATATGAGGAACTCCGTAGTGGTTTTGTAGATATTAATGGTAAGGAGGTTCCGACATCTTCACTTTCAAGTTTCAAGAAATCCCGGATTATTGCAAATGAATTGAAAGACTGGATAGCAAGAGGTGAGTTCTTCGTGTCCATGCCTGTTGAAAGACTACCAAAGGATGTCTCAGCAAAACCAATGAAGCAGACAGAAGGTATTGCTATCGTTTCCGATATTATGGCTGTTAGCGTGGTAACCATAAACAAGGATGCCAGTGTGTATGATGCAGCAAAGATCATACAAGATACTTCATTTAACCATCTTCCTGTGCTAAATGATGATAAGACCCTGGCAGGAATAATTACTGCATGGGATATCGCAAAGGCTGTTTCTCTCAACAAGTTCGATATGGTAGCAGATATAATGACCCGCAAGGTCATAACTGCGAATGCTGATGAACAGGTAGCCGTAGTGGCGAGGAGGCTTGACCTGAATGAAGTTTCTGCTATGCCGGTTATTAATAAAGATAAGCATGTCATAGGTATGATAACCAGTGATGATATCAGCAAACTGTATGCCAGGAGGTCATGA
- a CDS encoding MM0924 family protein, producing MEGDKSASDYIKTAINIYINRVNVIYNYRTAEQGIEMENRLKIQPFIVEHLLGKDVIVYCGGIYTFRGNVKACSDGVLTLEITENRYSHISVDSIITIKYDEES from the coding sequence TTGGAAGGGGACAAATCAGCTTCGGATTATATAAAAACAGCAATTAATATTTATATTAACCGTGTCAATGTAATTTATAATTACAGGACGGCAGAGCAGGGGATCGAGATGGAAAACAGGTTAAAAATTCAACCTTTTATTGTCGAACATTTACTGGGAAAAGATGTAATAGTATACTGTGGCGGTATATACACATTCCGCGGAAATGTCAAAGCATGCAGTGATGGTGTGCTTACCCTTGAAATCACTGAAAACAGATATTCCCACATCTCTGTTGACAGTATAATTACAATAAAATATGATGAAGAGTCCTGA
- a CDS encoding 4Fe-4S binding protein — translation MNLKIKISISSDILTKPIMAEAILETGVMLNISQAHFDRSHGEVVADVESGKFDVMCKALTNKGAVVTKLDVPIRWDENECVECSACVSVCPTKVFSLAEDFSLDVDDTKCIQCGTCVDMCPHNALSLGNNK, via the coding sequence ATGAATTTGAAGATCAAGATAAGTATTTCAAGTGATATTCTTACAAAACCGATTATGGCCGAAGCGATACTTGAGACTGGTGTAATGCTGAACATTTCCCAGGCACATTTTGACCGTTCCCATGGAGAAGTTGTTGCCGATGTTGAATCCGGTAAATTTGATGTAATGTGCAAAGCGCTGACAAACAAGGGTGCAGTGGTCACTAAACTGGATGTCCCTATAAGATGGGACGAGAATGAATGTGTTGAGTGCAGTGCCTGTGTATCGGTATGTCCAACCAAAGTATTCTCACTGGCTGAGGATTTCAGCCTGGATGTAGATGACACTAAATGCATCCAGTGTGGAACATGTGTGGATATGTGTCCTCACAATGCATTATCACTTGGAAATAACAAGTGA
- the hsp20 gene encoding archaeal heat shock protein Hsp20, which yields MADKRKKRGFFDDIFNEGSFTDIEDIIDQMMERFGLNFEDFEKQPFFYGFSVSRHPGEEPEIREFGNVFSDDEDEDDEEESIIQQFKVNERKPLMDVFEIDDKVHVMIELQDVDKEDIDLNVTETSLEISAENEDLLYEESIDLPSSVDPDSAKARYHNGVLEVIMDMKELGISRSVHID from the coding sequence ATGGCTGACAAAAGAAAAAAGCGAGGTTTTTTTGACGATATCTTCAACGAAGGTAGTTTCACAGATATCGAAGATATCATCGATCAAATGATGGAGAGATTCGGTCTCAACTTCGAAGATTTTGAAAAGCAGCCGTTTTTCTATGGTTTTTCAGTTTCCCGCCATCCAGGGGAGGAACCTGAGATAAGGGAATTTGGAAACGTCTTCTCGGATGATGAAGATGAGGATGATGAAGAAGAATCCATTATACAGCAGTTCAAGGTAAATGAAAGAAAGCCACTCATGGATGTATTTGAGATAGACGATAAAGTACATGTCATGATTGAGCTTCAGGATGTTGACAAAGAGGATATTGACCTTAATGTCACTGAAACATCACTTGAGATAAGTGCAGAAAATGAAGATTTGTTGTATGAGGAAAGTATTGATCTTCCTTCCAGTGTCGATCCGGATTCTGCAAAAGCAAGATATCATAATGGTGTCCTTGAAGTAATAATGGATATGAAAGAGTTGGGCATTTCCCGCTCTGTGCATATCGATTAA
- a CDS encoding pyridoxal phosphate-dependent aminotransferase — protein sequence MLSEKVANIPPFYVMEVLERAQQLEEEGRSIIHLEIGEPDFPTASHICDAAKAAMCSGNTKYTHSQGLIELRQAIAKSYKDRFNVDVDANQIIVTSGTSPAMLLLFLALIDQGDEIIMSNPHYACYPNFVTTAGGVPDFIYTNEDNGFMLQPDELAAHINPKTKAILINSPSNPTGQVLPAETLKGIAQVAGDVPIISDEIYQGLVYEGEDHTILEYTDNAFVLNGFSKLYAMTGWRLGYLISPKQYIRTLQKVQQNLFISTNSFVQYAGIAALEGPQEQIQEMVNTYNERRLYLIKRLREIGFDIKVEPKGAYYVLADARKFGEDSLALSRQILEDIGVAVTPGIDFGQGAEGHLRFSYANSLENIKEGMERLDKYLNKK from the coding sequence ATGTTATCTGAAAAAGTTGCAAACATTCCTCCGTTTTATGTTATGGAGGTACTGGAAAGGGCACAACAGCTTGAAGAAGAGGGCAGAAGCATAATTCACCTTGAGATCGGTGAACCTGACTTTCCAACAGCTTCGCATATATGCGATGCTGCAAAGGCTGCAATGTGCTCAGGCAATACAAAATACACTCACAGCCAGGGGCTTATAGAACTGCGACAGGCTATTGCAAAGAGCTATAAGGATCGGTTTAATGTGGATGTCGATGCCAACCAGATTATTGTAACTTCAGGTACAAGTCCTGCAATGCTTTTGCTTTTCCTCGCACTCATTGACCAGGGTGATGAGATCATCATGTCAAATCCCCATTATGCATGTTACCCGAATTTTGTAACAACTGCCGGCGGAGTGCCGGATTTCATTTACACCAATGAAGATAATGGTTTCATGTTACAGCCGGATGAGCTTGCCGCACATATAAATCCTAAAACAAAGGCAATTCTGATTAATTCACCATCCAATCCAACAGGTCAGGTGTTGCCCGCAGAGACTCTGAAGGGAATCGCACAGGTTGCAGGCGATGTTCCGATCATATCCGATGAGATATATCAGGGACTTGTCTATGAAGGTGAAGACCATACTATATTAGAGTACACAGACAACGCCTTTGTTCTCAACGGTTTCTCAAAACTCTATGCCATGACTGGCTGGAGGCTTGGTTACCTGATATCACCGAAACAGTATATCAGGACTTTACAAAAGGTACAGCAGAACCTGTTCATTTCCACGAATTCCTTTGTCCAGTATGCAGGTATAGCTGCTCTTGAAGGACCGCAGGAGCAGATACAGGAAATGGTGAATACCTATAATGAGAGGCGCCTCTATCTCATCAAAAGGCTCAGGGAGATTGGTTTTGATATAAAGGTAGAACCCAAAGGTGCTTATTATGTGCTTGCAGATGCCCGCAAGTTCGGTGAGGATTCACTTGCACTTAGCAGGCAAATCCTTGAAGATATAGGAGTTGCAGTCACTCCGGGAATTGATTTTGGTCAGGGTGCTGAAGGCCATTTGCGCTTTTCCTACGCAAACAGCCTTGAAAATATAAAAGAAGGCATGGAAAGGCTGGATAAATATCTTAATAAAAAATGA
- a CDS encoding ATP-binding protein has protein sequence MSASSENINDSILPLLLQNADQDLFTRLNIGVIYLDEHNRVLCSNKVVSDLTGFTAEDILGQSYAEPCSDMPKSYTSLSDFFLSSHLLDESGKSRKFMLADKQSNIRCLQCDVFPFPDRCKSKGGKICIIRVDTTPTTYDNEYPLDELKIENMYLREKVLSKLGEKALSCTNINILMEYALKIAAETLGVKYSLIMELLQDGKFLLRYGYGLSGWCVGSILVDKELGSPSGYTAFTGRPLVVDDMRTEERFLIPRFLHEHNVVSSVTVIIGDRKNMYGVLCIHTDKQRQFTEHDVNFLQSVANILAESIKLRDSFKSLELYRNLINQSSDLIMVLNAVTKQFIYVNDKVFYDLGYTEAEMLEQDIFDCGCFINGHHMQELIGQVAEQGSLVVESEILRKDGSLFPAEIGLAFVENEGTTYIVLIGRDISERRILEHAIRERAKQLEYSNELKDMFADVTSHDLTGSISLIEGFTGYLKEMETDGEKKHLLGCVVSSTAKLKKTIDSATVFARLNCASDMNIEEHDLRLIYYSALERTLSKASAKGINVELDLPRHCNALVNPIIEEVLYNLLSNAIKYSPENGTIMVNIAPMDIGPEDRKWKVSISDEGPGISDVDKEKIFDRFKRADNSHVAGHGLGLAIARMALKCHGEDIHVEDNDNGVGTTFWFTVPVAGISES, from the coding sequence ATGTCTGCTAGTTCAGAAAACATAAATGATTCGATCCTGCCGTTACTATTACAGAACGCCGATCAGGATCTGTTCACCAGATTGAATATAGGGGTAATCTATCTTGATGAACATAACAGGGTGCTTTGTTCCAACAAAGTGGTGAGTGACCTTACAGGTTTCACGGCTGAAGATATTTTAGGCCAAAGCTATGCTGAGCCTTGCTCTGATATGCCAAAATCTTATACTTCTCTATCAGATTTCTTTTTATCATCACATCTTTTGGACGAAAGTGGAAAGTCGCGTAAATTCATGCTGGCAGATAAACAAAGTAACATCAGATGCCTGCAGTGCGATGTATTTCCGTTTCCTGACAGGTGTAAAAGCAAAGGGGGAAAAATATGCATTATAAGAGTCGACACAACACCGACGACTTATGATAATGAATATCCTTTAGATGAACTCAAAATTGAAAACATGTACCTCAGGGAAAAAGTCCTTTCAAAACTCGGGGAAAAAGCTCTCTCATGTACTAATATTAATATATTAATGGAATATGCACTAAAAATAGCAGCAGAAACCTTGGGTGTAAAGTATTCCCTTATTATGGAACTTCTTCAGGACGGTAAATTCCTGCTGAGGTACGGATATGGTTTGAGTGGGTGGTGCGTGGGTTCGATACTTGTAGACAAGGAACTGGGTTCCCCTTCAGGTTACACAGCTTTTACCGGAAGGCCTCTGGTTGTGGATGACATGCGTACAGAGGAAAGATTCCTGATTCCTCGTTTTCTTCATGAACATAATGTTGTGAGCAGTGTTACTGTTATCATTGGTGACAGAAAAAACATGTATGGTGTGTTGTGCATCCACACGGACAAACAACGACAATTCACCGAACATGATGTCAATTTCCTGCAGTCTGTTGCTAACATCCTTGCGGAAAGCATCAAACTCCGTGACTCTTTCAAGTCACTGGAACTTTACAGGAATCTCATTAACCAGTCCAGTGATCTTATCATGGTTCTCAATGCGGTGACAAAGCAGTTCATCTATGTTAATGACAAGGTATTCTATGATCTGGGCTACACGGAAGCTGAGATGCTGGAGCAGGATATCTTTGATTGCGGATGTTTTATAAACGGGCATCATATGCAGGAATTGATCGGCCAGGTAGCTGAACAAGGCAGTCTTGTGGTCGAATCCGAAATATTGAGAAAGGATGGTTCACTATTCCCTGCCGAGATAGGTCTGGCATTTGTTGAGAACGAAGGCACTACGTATATAGTGTTAATCGGCCGTGATATCAGTGAACGCCGCATACTTGAGCATGCAATAAGGGAACGTGCAAAACAGCTTGAATACTCTAACGAGCTCAAGGATATGTTTGCAGATGTAACAAGCCATGACCTGACTGGCTCTATCTCCCTGATAGAAGGATTTACGGGCTATCTTAAGGAAATGGAAACTGATGGGGAAAAAAAGCATCTTCTGGGATGTGTTGTAAGCAGTACGGCCAAACTGAAGAAAACAATAGATTCTGCCACTGTATTTGCCAGACTGAACTGTGCATCTGATATGAACATCGAGGAACATGACCTTCGTTTGATATATTATAGTGCCCTTGAAAGGACGTTGTCAAAGGCTTCTGCTAAAGGTATAAATGTTGAGCTTGACTTACCCAGACATTGCAATGCACTTGTTAACCCGATTATTGAGGAAGTGCTCTATAACCTGCTTTCTAATGCCATCAAATATTCTCCTGAAAACGGCACAATTATGGTGAATATTGCACCAATGGATATTGGGCCAGAAGACCGTAAATGGAAAGTCAGCATATCAGATGAAGGCCCGGGAATCTCTGATGTGGATAAGGAAAAGATATTTGACAGGTTCAAAAGGGCTGATAACTCACATGTCGCTGGTCATGGTCTGGGACTTGCAATTGCCCGAATGGCGTTGAAATGTCATGGTGAGGACATTCATGTTGAAGACAATGATAATGGTGTTGGCACTACTTTCTGGTTTACTGTCCCTGTTGCTGGCATATCCGAATCATAA
- a CDS encoding UPF0280 family protein — protein sequence MKEYFRLKETIVTIQADSEVYIEVARESIRANRRELESYIAYDPFFQSTLEPYDCNGDFPEVVRRMTNAGNAMGIGPMSAVAGTISALAVEAMVDAGAKFAIVDNGGDIAIINDRPVLMGIYAGNSPLKNLGFVMEPRDSITGVCTSSGSVGPSISFGMADAAIVFSDDVSLADAAATALGNATDIGKEAVEVSFDAVKDVKGIKGAIVIQGEFMGFWGDVPDIQRADVKYECITKG from the coding sequence ATGAAAGAGTATTTCAGGCTGAAGGAGACCATTGTTACAATCCAGGCAGATTCTGAGGTCTATATTGAAGTTGCCAGGGAATCAATAAGAGCAAATCGAAGGGAACTTGAGTCATATATTGCTTATGACCCTTTTTTCCAGAGTACCCTTGAACCTTATGATTGCAATGGTGATTTTCCTGAGGTTGTCAGGAGAATGACCAATGCAGGAAATGCCATGGGTATCGGACCAATGAGTGCTGTAGCAGGTACTATTTCTGCTCTTGCAGTGGAAGCTATGGTAGATGCCGGAGCTAAATTTGCGATTGTTGATAACGGCGGTGATATTGCTATTATCAATGACAGACCCGTGCTCATGGGAATTTATGCAGGTAATTCTCCTCTGAAGAATCTTGGTTTTGTAATGGAACCTCGAGATTCAATCACAGGCGTTTGTACGTCATCAGGCAGTGTAGGTCCTTCCATCAGTTTTGGAATGGCGGATGCTGCAATTGTATTTTCAGATGATGTATCCCTTGCTGACGCTGCGGCAACAGCTCTTGGAAATGCAACTGATATCGGAAAGGAAGCCGTTGAAGTTTCTTTTGATGCTGTAAAGGATGTTAAAGGGATAAAAGGAGCTATTGTAATTCAGGGTGAGTTCATGGGTTTCTGGGGAGATGTGCCTGATATTCAGAGGGCTGATGTAAAGTACGAATGCATCACCAAAGGTTGA
- a CDS encoding MFS transporter, with amino-acid sequence MPDKNGKDVSIYPLLMVNFIGTMGISLVLPFLIFLVERFGGNALVYGLLSSMYPFFQLIGSPLLGKWSDIYGRKKILFVSQAGTLFSWILFFIALFVPVTILANIDSGLLGKFMITIPLLMLFFARGLDGLTGGNVSVSNAYIADISTDRTRSSNFGKLSISTNLGFILGPALAGILSVTVYGEALPVMAAILIALAGLVMIALYIPETRNNKPNISNDTITGNPGSIDVNNSTENHKKGIRYVWKMTDLRLMFIIYFLIFLGFNTFYTAFPVHAANYLQWSIADLGFFFSFLSIVLVIVEGPVLSYVSKRSRDSTMIIGGSFILGLSFVVLTFGNIFFTYVSAVLLALGNGLMWPSIQSMLARLAGKDDQGLVQGVSGSVISFAGIFGLIGGGFVYGLVGIWSFLLTASIIGCVTILSIRLRSFEAPVIPE; translated from the coding sequence ATGCCAGACAAGAACGGAAAAGATGTATCTATATATCCTCTTCTCATGGTGAACTTTATCGGGACCATGGGAATAAGCTTAGTTCTGCCCTTCCTGATTTTTCTGGTAGAGAGATTTGGCGGTAATGCTCTGGTATATGGGCTTCTATCTTCAATGTACCCTTTTTTCCAGTTAATAGGTTCGCCTCTTCTTGGAAAATGGTCTGATATCTACGGCAGGAAAAAAATTCTGTTCGTCAGCCAGGCCGGAACTCTGTTCTCCTGGATATTGTTCTTTATAGCTCTCTTTGTGCCTGTAACAATATTGGCCAATATAGACTCCGGTCTTCTTGGTAAATTCATGATCACTATCCCCTTGTTAATGCTTTTCTTCGCAAGAGGTCTGGATGGCCTGACCGGTGGCAATGTTTCAGTATCAAATGCATATATCGCTGATATCAGTACAGACCGGACCCGAAGCAGTAATTTCGGTAAACTTTCAATATCCACAAATCTCGGTTTTATTCTGGGGCCTGCGCTTGCAGGTATTCTGAGTGTGACAGTCTATGGAGAAGCACTTCCGGTGATGGCTGCCATTTTGATCGCTCTTGCAGGGCTTGTAATGATAGCATTATACATCCCTGAAACTCGAAACAATAAACCGAATATCAGCAACGATACAATAACTGGCAATCCAGGGTCAATTGATGTTAACAATTCCACTGAAAATCACAAAAAAGGTATCAGATATGTCTGGAAAATGACTGATCTTCGTTTGATGTTCATCATTTATTTCCTGATATTCCTGGGATTCAATACATTTTACACTGCATTCCCTGTCCATGCAGCAAATTATCTTCAGTGGAGTATTGCAGATCTAGGTTTCTTTTTTTCATTTTTGAGCATCGTGCTTGTAATTGTTGAAGGGCCTGTACTTTCATACGTGTCGAAAAGGTCGAGGGATTCTACAATGATAATCGGTGGAAGTTTCATTCTTGGCCTGAGCTTTGTAGTACTGACATTCGGAAACATATTCTTCACTTATGTGTCAGCAGTATTACTGGCTCTTGGTAACGGTCTGATGTGGCCTTCCATACAGTCAATGCTTGCAAGACTTGCGGGGAAAGATGATCAGGGACTGGTTCAGGGAGTTTCGGGAAGTGTCATTAGTTTTGCCGGTATATTTGGCCTGATAGGTGGAGGCTTTGTTTATGGGCTTGTCGGAATATGGTCTTTCCTTCTAACTGCATCTATAATAGGCTGTGTAACTATTCTTTCCATTCGCCTGCGCTCATTTGAAGCACCTGTCATCCCGGAATAG
- a CDS encoding metal-dependent transcriptional regulator — MTTERTEDYLKVIEKIIERKGYAQVKDVSRELDISSPSVTGMFKKLTKMGYINYEKYGGVTLTPEGENIAKCTMEKHGVIKDFLLILGLDKEIADQDACKIEHVLAPETFETLTKFVEFMNMKDEWPYWLDHFNYYCETGEYIACSPASKDTCPIHGKNHNKQ; from the coding sequence ATGACAACTGAGAGAACCGAAGATTATCTGAAGGTCATCGAGAAGATAATCGAAAGAAAAGGCTATGCGCAGGTCAAGGATGTTTCAAGGGAACTTGATATTAGTTCTCCAAGTGTCACCGGAATGTTCAAGAAACTTACCAAGATGGGTTACATCAATTACGAGAAATATGGCGGCGTGACACTTACTCCCGAAGGTGAGAATATTGCAAAATGCACCATGGAAAAACACGGTGTAATTAAGGATTTCTTACTAATTCTGGGCCTTGATAAGGAAATTGCTGATCAGGATGCCTGTAAGATCGAACACGTACTGGCACCGGAGACTTTTGAAACACTCACAAAGTTCGTTGAGTTCATGAATATGAAGGATGAGTGGCCATACTGGCTGGATCATTTTAATTATTATTGTGAAACCGGTGAGTATATTGCTTGCAGTCCGGCTTCAAAAGATACATGTCCGATTCATGGTAAAAATCATAACAAGCAGTAG